From the Streptomyces sp. NBC_01216 genome, the window CCCGTGCCGGTTCCGGTGCCCGTGCCCGTGCCCGTGCCCGTGCCCGTGCGGGAAGTGTGGGTCTCCTGGGTGGAGGTGAACACCGGGGACGCCGCCGGGTTCAGGCCGTCGTCTGTTCCGTCGAGGCCGTCCACGGCGTCGACGGCGTCGACGGTCCAGTCGGTAACGTCGTCGAAGCCGACGCGGGAGCCGGAGTTGCCGAAGCCCTTGGCGGTGGCCGGGGAGGAGATCGCCGCCGGGTCGGTGCCCAGGGGTGCGTGCGAGGACGTCGACGCGTCCGTGGTGTCCGACGACGTCGACACCGGGAAGGACGTGTGGGTGGGCAGCGGCGTGGTCGGGACGTTCACCGTCGAGGTCACCGGCGCAGGCGCGGTGATCGGCGTGGAGGGGGTGTTCGTCAGGATGTCGGTGGTGACCGTCGGGAGCGGCGACGGCACGGGCACCCGCACCGGGGCGGCGGACGTGGTCGGGGGGGTGGAGGTCTCCCCACCGCCGTTGCCACTGCTGCCGCTGTCATCGGACAGCGTGGACCTGTCGTTGATGTCGTCGGGCCCGAGGGTGGTCGCGAACTTGTACACCTTGAGGCCGCCCTGGGCCACTGCACCATGGGCGATCACGGTGAACACCGAGCTGGTGCCGGCCCCGACGAGGGTCTCCCACGTGAAGTCCCACTCGCCCTCGAAGGCGCCCTGGACGAGGTACTCGGCGGCCGATTCGCTCACCGCGCTGGAGGTGAACTTCCCGGTCAGTCCGGCGCCGCCGTTCAGCCCCTTGGTCCACTTGGGGTACTTCTTGGCGAACTTGTCGAAGCTGTCGATTTTCTTCACCCAGTTCTTCAACAACTTGCCGCCGCCATGGAAGAACAACTGGAACAGGCCGGTCAGCGCGCCGGCGGCGGCCGACTTGCCGACGTCACGCCAGTCGATGCCGTTGGGCTTGCGGTCGCCCGGGTTCAGTGCGATCTGGGCGAGTTGCACCGCGAGGCTCTGCAGGGCTTCCTCGAACGCCTCGGTGAGCACCGCGGTGAAGGGCGCCAGTTGCACCAGGCGCTGGATGATCATGAACACGGCCAGCCTGCTGCGGGCCCTGGCCAGCGCCATCTGGGAGATGGACGTACCGCCCGTGATCGCGGCCAGCGCGGCCAGGAGGGCCAGCTCGATGAGGAGCATGACGATCTCGGCGATGATCTCCCACTTCGCCGCCTGGATCTTGATCGAGTGGTTCACCTGGCCCTGGGCGATCTCCTCAAGCTGGTCGATCATCCCGTCGAGGTGGTTGACACCGCCGTCGTTCACCAGCAGCGACAGGCCCTGGACGTAGGCGTCACCGACGTCGTCGGGCAGGGAGGTGGCGGCATCGACGATGGAGCTCTGAATCTCGTTGCGGAGGGAGCGGAGACCACGGCCGAAGTTCAGATAGAGCTCCTTGCTGTAGTAAGCAAGGTTCTCCCTGGCCTGCAACGGCATTTCGCCGATGATTATCCAGAGCATCTTCCTGACGTCCTCAGGAAAGTCGATCTCCTGCATGTAAAGCTCCGCTCACCCTCAACTGTCGCTCGTGCCCCCACCTCCTCGCGTCAGCGGCGCCCGCCGGTGTGGCCGTCGATGGCCTCTTCGGTCCGCCTCTGGTGCTCGCGAATCTGCTCCGTGGAGTCTGCGGCGTTCTTCTCGATGCCCTCCAGGTTCGAGAGAGTCGCGGAAACCAGGCCGTCGAGCGCGTCGAACAGAGTCCTGCTGGTGCCCATGCAGTACTCGTTGTTGCGGTCGTAGACCGGGCGGACCTTCTCGGCGAAGTCGTCCGTCCAGCCGGGCCATTCCGTGAAGTTGCGTTCGTTGCTGTCGAAGTCCTCGCCCAGCTTGCGGGCGAGCTCGGGCAACCGCTTCATCCGCGCGATGCTCGCCCTCAGCGCCTGGGTGTTCGCCTCGTACACGCCGCTCATGCCCGGCCCCTTCCTCGGTTGTGCGTGTCGTCGCCGTCCTCGTGGATCTCGTCGCGCAGCCGGTTCCTGCCGCGGCTGCCGTGTCCGCCGCCGGCTTCGCCGCTGAACGCGGACCCGAAGATGCGGTCCCAGTCGACGTCGACTCCGCGCAGTTCCGGAAGGTCGGTGCTGGGCGCGGTCAGCGGCCCGAAGGTGTCCATCACCTCCCGGGCCATCCGGGCGCGGCCCCGCCCCACCGCCTCCATCACGGACTGGGCGAGTTGGCTGGCGTTCATCGAACGGTACTTGTTGTCCAGGAACTTCAGTCCGGTCAGCTCGCCACCGGCGCCGACCGTCACCTCGACGGCCCGGTCCCGGGAGCGGACAGTCGCTGAGGCGCCGGCCAGCCGCTCCTCGGCCTGCGCCACGGCCGCCTGCACGGACTCCAGTTCGGCCATCGCCTTGGCGATGCGCTGCTCGATCGGTTCTGTCACGAGTGGTTGCTCCTCGGCTGCGCTGCGGTGCTCATCGGCCGATGACGGCGGGGGCGCCGCCCTCGTCGGTGCCCCATACGTCGTCTTCCTCCTCCGCCCATACCTCACGGGCGCGGTCACCGCTCTGTGTCTGCGGTTGGCCGCCGGGGGCGCCGGAGCCACCCATGGGGAGGAAGGGGCTGGAGCCGGTGGTGCTGGACGCGCGGGGTGCGGACACCCGTACGTTGTTCTCGTCCTGGACGGGTCGGACTCCGGGGCCGCGGCGTCCGCCGCGGCTGTTCAGCGGCTGCCCGTCGTCGATGACGTTGCGGACCCGCTCGGACTGTGCCTGGTTTCCGCCGCCCGCACCGCCCATGCCCCCCATACCGCCCATCGGCATGCCTCCCATGCCGCCCGCACCGCCCATGCCGCTCATGCCGAGGCCGCCGGGCAGCGAGCCGGTGTTCAGCGGGGTGCCGCCGTCGCCCGCGGACGCCGCGGCACGGGGCGCTCCTGAGGTGGCGTACGGCGACTCATAGGTGGACTCGTCGTACAGCTCCTCCTCGTAGGAGCCGTGGTCGTAGCCCGACGAGGCGCCGGGGAGCGAGCCGAGCGAGCTGCCACCGGAGTGGAAGCCGGGTGCGGTCGGCAGTCCGCCCGATGAGCCGTTGAGGTCGCCCGAGGAGACGGTGCCGTCCGGGAGGGTGGTCGTACCGATGCCGGTGTGCGGGTCGACCTTGCTGACCGTGCCGTCGGGGAACTCGGTGACGATGTTCCCGTCGGAGCCGAGATGGGTGACGCTGCCGTCGGGGTTGGGGAGCAGGTCGCCGACGTTGAGCGGGCCGGTCTCGACGGTGCCGTCGGGGTGGGTGACCGTCGCCGTGTGCAGGTCGGGGTCGATGCGTACGGAGCTGCCGTCGGGGAACTGAGTGACCAGTCGGTCGTGGGCGTCGAGGGTGGTGTGGCTACCGCCCGGGTTGGTCAGCACGTCGCCGGAGAAGGAGTTCGCGGTAGCCCTGTCGGGCCACTGCGAGTTGAGGTCGCCGATGTTGAGGTCACCGGATCCGATGACACCCCGGTCCGGGAGGTCGAGACCGCCCCGGTTGAGCAGCCCCTCGGTGCTGCCCTGGGCCTGTTGCCAGGCTTCCTCCTGCCGCTTCTGGGCTTTCTCCTGCTCCGCCTTCGCCTCCTTCTCCTTGGCTTCCTGCTCCGCCTTCGCCTCGGCCTCCTTCTGCTCCGCCTTCGCCTCCGCGGCGGCCTGCCTCTGCTCAGCCTCCGCTTCCCTGGCCGCCTGCTCCGCCTTCGCCTCCCTCTCCTTGCCCTCCTGCTCCGCCTTCGCCTCGGCCTCCTTCTGCTCCGCCTTCGCCTCCGCGGCGGCCTGCCTCTGCTCAGCCTCCGCTTCCCTGGCCGCCTGCTCCGCCTTCGCCTCCCTCTCCTTGCCCTCCTGCTCCGCCTTCGCCTCGGCCTCCTTCTGCTCCGCCTTCGCCTCCGCGGCGGCCTGCCTCTGCTCAGCCTCCGCTTCCCTGGCCGCCTGCTCCGCCTTCGCCTCCCTCTCCTTGCCCTCCTGCTCCGCCTTCGCCTCGGCCTCCTTCTGCTCCGCCTTCGCCTCCGCGGCGGCCTGCCTCTGCTCAGCCTCCGCCTCCTTGGCCGCCTGCTCCGCCTTCGCCTCGGCCTCCTTCTGCTCCGCCTCCGTCTCCGCTTCCTGCTGCTTCTTTTCCTGCGCCTTGCGGGCGGCTTCCTGGTCGGCGCGGGACTGGTTGAACTGGCTTACCTGCAGTTGCTCCGCGCGTGCCTGGGTCTGCTTGGCCTCCTTCTCCTTGGCTTCCTGCTCCGCCTTCGCCTCGGCCTCCTTCTGCTCCGCCTTCGCCTCCGCGGCGGCCTGCCTCTGCTCAGCCTCCGCTTCCCTGGCCGCCTGCTCCGCCTTCGCCTCCCTCTCCTTGCCCTCCTGCTCCGCCTTCGCCTCGGCCTCCTTCTGCTCCGCCTTCGCCTCCGCGGCGGCCTGCCTCTGCTCAGCCTCCGCTTCCCTGGCCGCCTGCTCCGCCTTCGCCTCCCTCTCCTTGCCCTCCTGCTCCGCCTTCGCCTCGGCCTCCTTCTGCTCCGCCTTCGCCTCCGCGGCGGCCTGCCTCTGCTCAGCCTCCGCCTCCTTGGCCGCCTGCTCCGCCTTCGCCTTCGCCGCTTCTTCCTTCTGCCACGCCATGAAGTCGTCGCTCTTCTTCTGAGCGGCCGCGGCGGCCGCCGCGCCGTCGTCCGCCGCCTTGGCGGTCATGTCCTCGTTGTAGGAGCCGGTGAGGTCGTGGTCTCCGCGGGTGCGGACCGATCCGAGGTCGATGTTCGTGGAGCTCCACCTGTTGTGGATCTCATCGAGTGCGGCGTTGGCCGGTTCCACCAGGTTCTCGATGACAGACGCCTGCCAGTTCGAGACGGCCTTCTCCCCTATCGCCTTCCAGGTGCTCAGATCGGTGAGCCTGCCGAAGTTGTCGTTCTTGCCGTACCGGGTCGCCGTATCGTCCATAAGCGAGGTGGGGTGGTACGTCGTCTTGAAGTTGCCTCGGCCGACGCTGTTCACCTTGTAGGTGATCTGCCTGATGTTCTTCTCCCACACGTGGTCGGTGACCTCGACCAGCAGATCGTGGAGCCAGCGCAGCGGGTTGCCCATGGCGACCTCCCAATGTGCCCAGCTGGTCTGCAGTTTCCTGGCGGCGTGGGACAGGGCGTCTTTGGCTTCCCGTATTTCATTGCCCTGCTTGGACCGGGTGCCGGTGAAACCCATGTCCTTGACGTAGCCGGTGTACTGGCGGTCGATGGTGTGGATCAGGTTCCAGAAGACGCCGGCGGCCTGTCCGCGCCAGGCGTCGTCCTGATCGGTGCCCACGCGGCGCTGCCACTCCTCGACGATCTTCTGCTGTCTGTAGAAGAAATCGCCGACCCGATCGAAGGCGGCGGCTGCCGTGTCGAAGGACTTGAGGGTGACCGCCGCGTCGTTGGCGACGTTCTTGCCGTTCCACGACCAGCCGTAGGTACCGTTCTCGTTGCCGAGCATCCGCTCCAGCGCGCGCCCGGTCCCGTAGGCGTACTGGCTGAGCGGTGCGGTCGTCCAGACCGCGTCATCACCTTTGAGGCCGAGGTGCTCGGAGTACTGGCTCTTGAACTCGCCTCCCTCCACCACACCCCCCACCGGAGCGCTGTTGCCGTTCTTGCTGCCGAGCAGGGTGATGCGGGCCTTGTACATCGTGACGCCGTTGCCGTTCGACCCTCCCCGCATG encodes:
- a CDS encoding YbaB/EbfC family nucleoid-associated protein, with the protein product MTEPIEQRIAKAMAELESVQAAVAQAEERLAGASATVRSRDRAVEVTVGAGGELTGLKFLDNKYRSMNASQLAQSVMEAVGRGRARMAREVMDTFGPLTAPSTDLPELRGVDVDWDRIFGSAFSGEAGGGHGSRGRNRLRDEIHEDGDDTHNRGRGRA
- a CDS encoding AAWKG family protein (Members of this family are unrelated to eukaryotic Tcp10, although some members contain a repetitive region similar to a C-terminal repeat region of Tcp10.); its protein translation is MDEKNVIPLTSDNDSWRKAVSLLTGYNAPARDTLFDELLGNEKIKQMKVEITKLDYVDYADPSDLDWRVDNAGFNIQNTDFVIPFYMRGGSNGNGVTMYKARITLLGSKNGNSAPVGGVVEGGEFKSQYSEHLGLKGDDAVWTTAPLSQYAYGTGRALERMLGNENGTYGWSWNGKNVANDAAVTLKSFDTAAAAFDRVGDFFYRQQKIVEEWQRRVGTDQDDAWRGQAAGVFWNLIHTIDRQYTGYVKDMGFTGTRSKQGNEIREAKDALSHAARKLQTSWAHWEVAMGNPLRWLHDLLVEVTDHVWEKNIRQITYKVNSVGRGNFKTTYHPTSLMDDTATRYGKNDNFGRLTDLSTWKAIGEKAVSNWQASVIENLVEPANAALDEIHNRWSSTNIDLGSVRTRGDHDLTGSYNEDMTAKAADDGAAAAAAAQKKSDDFMAWQKEEAAKAKAEQAAKEAEAEQRQAAAEAKAEQKEAEAKAEQEGKEREAKAEQAAREAEAEQRQAAAEAKAEQKEAEAKAEQEGKEREAKAEQAAREAEAEQRQAAAEAKAEQKEAEAKAEQEAKEKEAKQTQARAEQLQVSQFNQSRADQEAARKAQEKKQQEAETEAEQKEAEAKAEQAAKEAEAEQRQAAAEAKAEQKEAEAKAEQEGKEREAKAEQAAREAEAEQRQAAAEAKAEQKEAEAKAEQEGKEREAKAEQAAREAEAEQRQAAAEAKAEQKEAEAKAEQEGKEREAKAEQAAREAEAEQRQAAAEAKAEQKEAEAKAEQEAKEKEAKAEQEKAQKRQEEAWQQAQGSTEGLLNRGGLDLPDRGVIGSGDLNIGDLNSQWPDRATANSFSGDVLTNPGGSHTTLDAHDRLVTQFPDGSSVRIDPDLHTATVTHPDGTVETGPLNVGDLLPNPDGSVTHLGSDGNIVTEFPDGTVSKVDPHTGIGTTTLPDGTVSSGDLNGSSGGLPTAPGFHSGGSSLGSLPGASSGYDHGSYEEELYDESTYESPYATSGAPRAAASAGDGGTPLNTGSLPGGLGMSGMGGAGGMGGMPMGGMGGMGGAGGGNQAQSERVRNVIDDGQPLNSRGGRRGPGVRPVQDENNVRVSAPRASSTTGSSPFLPMGGSGAPGGQPQTQSGDRAREVWAEEEDDVWGTDEGGAPAVIGR